In one window of Eleutherodactylus coqui strain aEleCoq1 chromosome 10, aEleCoq1.hap1, whole genome shotgun sequence DNA:
- the LOC136579983 gene encoding histo-blood group ABO system transferase-like: MATARPRCITLDGRTDVLLVTPWLAPIVWDGSFNIDILNAQFHQRHVRIGLTVFAIKKYTVFMKPLLETAEKFFMVGHKVNYYVFTDRVKEMPNITLADGRQLVVLEVPSYKRWQDVSMRRMEMIRDHSRKRFINEVDYLVCVDADMKFMDEVGVEILSDVFGTLHRAFWGASRTQFPNERRKASAAYIPPDEGDFYYSGSIFGGTVEGVYKLTNFCHHEMLTDKENNIEAIWHDESYLNKYFLYHKPTKVLSAEYHWEDYPGVGTIIKKKRFVLIRKNDTAIRNK; encoded by the exons GAGAACTGATGTCCTGCTGGTGACGCCTTGGCTCGCACCAATTGTGTGGGATGGCAGCTTCAATATCGACATATTGAATGCACAATTTCACCAGAGACACGTTCGCATCGGCCTCACTGTGTTTGCTATcaaaaa GTACACAGTCTTTATGAAGCCACTTCTCGAAACTGCTGAAAAGTTCTTTATGGTGGGACATAAGGTCAACTACTACGTGTTCACAGACCGCGTCAAGGAAATGCCGAATATCACCCTTGCAGATGGTAGACAACTGGTGGTCTTAGAGGTCCCCAGCTACAAAAGATGGCAGGATGTGTCTATGAGACGCATGGAGATGATCCGAGATCATTCCCGGAAAAGATTTATAAATGAAGTAGACTACTTGGTGTGCGTTGATGCGGACATGAAGTTCATGGATGAGGTCGGGGTGGAGATCCTTAGTGATGTTTTTGGTACTTTACATCGTGCTTTCTGGGGAGCTTCCCGTACACAATTCCCAAATGAGCGCAGGAAAGCGTCTGCCGCCTACATTCCACCTGATGAGGGAGACTTTTATTACTCGGGGTCAATTTTTGGTGGCACTGTAGAAGGGGTTTACAAGTTGACAAATTTTTGCCACCATGAGATGTTGACTGATAAGGAGAACAATATTGAGGCCATCTGGCATGACGAGAGCTACTTAAACAAATATTTCCTCTATCACAAGCCAACTAAAGTTTTGTCTGCTGAGTATCATTGGGAAGATTATCCGGGGGTTGGAACAAtcattaagaaaaaaagatttgttCTCATTCGAAAAAATGACACCGCCATTCGGAACAAATGA